A region from the Panicum hallii strain FIL2 chromosome 1, PHallii_v3.1, whole genome shotgun sequence genome encodes:
- the LOC112901653 gene encoding ethylene-responsive transcription factor ERF027-like encodes MAEQQPTAASSTSPPPTHHSPSPVVQVQAGHQASGSGPASPHSPSPVVQGDGAAEAAGVVVATAPGMAAATSSGEPSPRSSGKHAFYRGIRCRSGKWVSEIREPRKARRIWLGTYPTAEMAAAAYDVAARALRGADAVLNFPAAIASRQAPASASPADIRAAAAAAAAAAQLEHPPQGGEAAATTADPPAAAQDRHQHHGTGSAAADAAGYAPQQGIGSDEFMDEEAIFEMPQLLRNMAAGMMMSPPRLSPDTSDESPDPSEAGESLWSYHDP; translated from the coding sequence ATGGCTGAGCAGCAGCCGACGGCTGCGTCGTCgacatcgccgccgccgacccacCATTCTCCTTCCCCGGTGGTGCAAGTGCAAGCGGGCCACCAGGCTTCGGGTTCGGGTCCGGCCTCGCCTCATTCTCCTTCTCCGGTGGTGCAGGGCgacggggcggcggaggcggcgggggtggTAGTCGCCACGGCGCCGGGGATGGCCGCCGCGACGAGCTCGGGGGAGCCGTCGCCGCGGTCGTCCGGGAAGCACGCGTTCTACCGCGGCATCCGGTGCCGGAGCGGCAAATGGGTGTCGGAGATCCGGGAGCCCCGCAAGGCGCGCCGCATATGGCTCGGCACGTACCCGACGGCCGAGATGGCCGCGGCCGCCTACGACGTCGCGGCGCGCGCGCTGCGTGGGGCCGACGCCGTGCTCAACTTCCCCGCCGCGATCGCCTCGCGCCAGGCCCCAGCCTCCGCGTCCCCCGCGGACAtacgcgccgcggcggcggcagccgcggccgccgcgcagCTGGAGCACCCGCCGCAGGGTGGCGAGGctgccgccaccaccgccgatcCCCCCGCTGCCGCGCAGGACCGGCACCAGCACCACGGCACGGGCAGCGCTGCCGCCGACGCCGCGGGATACGCCCCGCAGCAGGGAATCGGCAGCGACGAGTTCATGGACGAAGAGGCCATCTTCGAGATGCCGCAGCTCCTGCGGAACATGGCGGCGGGGATGATGATGAGCCCGCCGAGGCTGAGCCCCGACACCTCCGACGAGTCGCCGGACCCGTCGGAGGCCGGGGAGAGCCTCTGGAGCTACCATGACCCCTAG